One Lacticaseibacillus rhamnosus genomic window carries:
- a CDS encoding GntR family transcriptional regulator, producing the protein MATESYAHLAYYERLVLQIKARVVQGIMQPGDKLPSVREMAKQEQLNPNTVAKAYKQLEADGVIFVEPGRGSFIAEPLKHANAAAVATFRPKFDALVVEAQSLGISLATLHTWLNEKEEPA; encoded by the coding sequence TTGGCTTACTATGAACGACTGGTGCTCCAAATTAAAGCCAGAGTCGTTCAAGGCATCATGCAGCCAGGTGACAAATTACCGTCCGTACGGGAAATGGCGAAGCAAGAACAGCTAAATCCTAACACGGTCGCGAAGGCGTACAAGCAGCTTGAAGCTGACGGGGTTATCTTTGTTGAACCGGGACGTGGCTCGTTTATTGCCGAACCGTTGAAACATGCCAACGCAGCAGCAGTGGCAACCTTTCGCCCTAAATTTGATGCGTTGGTGGTTGAGGCACAGAGTCTCGGTATCAGTCTTGCCACGCTGCATACCTGGCTAAATGAAAAGGAGGAACCTGCATGA
- a CDS encoding ATP-binding cassette domain-containing protein gives MSLTITNLQKKIDQRPVLEDVTFSLERGQVVGLVGPNGIGKTTIFRTITHQYIADGGTVKVDDHDLATEPAQREAIFYLDQQHLFFRKYSLVKIAANYALLYTDFDQAAFLHLIEKFGLNGTARFQSLSKGYQALVMVALALASQAPYVFLDEPFDGLDVLIREKIVNLVVDAVADGQRTFLIASHNLIELDGLSDRVLFVKGGRISRDLTLEDVRQQAVKLQLVFKTNKIPAVVKQYGRILNIRGRVIEAVFPDFNQEIQAKLAAEQPVLNENLPLSLSDLFKVEFRPHHSGVK, from the coding sequence ATGAGTCTCACCATCACGAATTTGCAAAAAAAGATTGATCAGCGACCGGTGCTAGAAGACGTTACATTTTCGTTAGAGCGCGGCCAGGTCGTCGGTCTAGTCGGTCCCAACGGTATTGGCAAAACCACCATTTTTCGCACCATCACCCATCAGTATATTGCGGATGGCGGAACGGTGAAGGTTGACGATCATGATTTGGCAACCGAACCGGCCCAGCGAGAAGCTATTTTTTATTTGGATCAACAGCATTTGTTTTTCCGCAAATATTCACTGGTTAAAATTGCCGCCAACTACGCATTGCTGTATACCGACTTTGACCAAGCCGCGTTTCTGCACTTGATTGAAAAGTTTGGCCTAAATGGAACCGCCCGTTTCCAGAGCCTATCTAAAGGTTATCAGGCACTGGTGATGGTCGCGTTGGCTTTAGCGAGTCAGGCACCTTATGTTTTCTTGGATGAACCATTCGATGGCTTGGATGTTTTGATTCGGGAAAAAATCGTCAATCTGGTTGTGGATGCGGTTGCAGATGGCCAGCGTACGTTTCTGATTGCCTCACATAATCTGATTGAGTTGGACGGCTTATCCGATCGGGTTTTGTTTGTTAAAGGTGGGCGCATCAGTCGCGATTTGACCCTTGAAGATGTTCGGCAGCAAGCGGTGAAGTTACAGTTGGTGTTTAAAACCAATAAAATTCCGGCAGTAGTCAAGCAGTATGGCCGAATCCTGAATATTCGCGGGCGGGTGATTGAGGCGGTTTTCCCGGATTTCAATCAGGAGATTCAAGCAAAGTTGGCAGCAGAACAGCCAGTCCTCAATGAGAATTTACCGTTATCGCTGTCAGATTTGTTCAAAGTCGAATTTCGACCACATCATTCGGGGGTGAAATAA